A stretch of the Diadema setosum chromosome 16, eeDiaSeto1, whole genome shotgun sequence genome encodes the following:
- the LOC140239828 gene encoding galanin receptor type 2-like: protein MLVVLVRELRRTSHILLTNQVAAELLLALMGAPFLIKMTTGASCEWLSESPTTQYSFMFLLSLMHCVSALTLMALSTERYLVVQRPLLLRRADVFRWTMRTACLIWSLAVASATTLVTICRCSSLKVVITAIFISQVVLLYALPVGFTIIFYGLTIKTLLWGHRGRRLRVMGGAIDDDRSMRHLRRGRARLAGMFLAIALVFVLARLPRSALVVYLLRSNYRGELNKFEIPESRGELFAFRKASRIAESAAMCLNPLIWYTLTSGFRSRVKDFLQRCVNMMKTY, encoded by the coding sequence ATGCTAGTGGTCTTGGTCCGAGAGCTGCGAAGGACATCCCACATTCTCCTGACCAACCAGGTTGCAGCCGAGTTACTGCTGGCCCTGATGGGGGCGCCATTTCTCATTAAAATGACCACGGGAGCTTCCTGCGAATGGCTGTCGGAGTCGCCGACGACTCAGTACTCCTTTATGTTCCTTCTCTCCCTGATGCATTGCGTATCTGCCCTGACGTTGATGGCCCTAAGCACCGAGCGATATCTTGTTGTTCAGCGTCCTTTACTACTTCGACGGGCCGATGTTTTCCGCTGGACTATGCGAACGGCTTGCCTGATTTGGTCGCTGGCGGTAGCTTCGGCTACAACTCTCGTCACCATTTGTCGCTGTTCATCTCTCAAGGTGGTCATTACTGCCATATTTATAAGCCAGGTGGTCCTGCTTTACGCACTGCCCGTCGGGTTTACCATAATATTTTACGGTTTGACAATCAAGACGCTCCTTTGGGGTCATCGGGGTCGTCGGTTGAGGGTGATGGGAGGCGCCATCGATGACGACCGCTCGATGCGACATCTTCGTCGAGGTCGGGCGCGCTTGGCCGGCATGTTTCTGGCAATAGCTCTCGTGTTTGTGTTGGCTCGTTTACCGCGCTCTGCCCTGGTCGTGTATCTTCTGAGGTCGAACTACAGAGGGGAATTGAACAAATTTGAGATTCCAGAAAGCAGAGGTGAATTATTTGCCTTTCGCAAAGCTTCTCGAATCGCAGAATCTGCGGCTATGTGCCTGAACCCCTTGATTTGGTATACCCTCACTTCCGGATTTCGTTCGCGTGTTAAAGACTTTTTGCAGCGATGCGTCAATATGATGAAGACATACTAA